Proteins encoded together in one Euzebya rosea window:
- a CDS encoding carboxymuconolactone decarboxylase family protein: protein MPRVALLSEEAAARFRRSVGPEAGRALAHRPAMAEVIGQFNAVVARSELPARLHELVRYRIAQINGCQRCTTYRMPGAPVSEDELALVEGWASSDAFDPLERLALDFAERFCTDPTSVDDALCDGLKAGLGDDGLVDLAVCVSKYVGTGRLITVLDLDQACTLPWTSDDAQPVS from the coding sequence ATGCCGAGGGTCGCACTGCTGAGCGAGGAGGCCGCGGCACGGTTCCGCCGGTCGGTCGGACCGGAGGCCGGACGGGCCCTCGCGCATCGCCCCGCGATGGCCGAGGTGATCGGTCAGTTCAACGCGGTGGTGGCGCGCAGCGAGCTGCCCGCGCGGCTTCACGAGCTCGTCCGCTACCGCATCGCGCAGATCAACGGCTGTCAGCGGTGCACGACCTACCGGATGCCCGGCGCGCCCGTCAGCGAGGATGAACTCGCTCTGGTGGAGGGGTGGGCGTCCAGCGACGCGTTCGACCCCCTCGAGCGGCTGGCCCTCGACTTCGCGGAGCGCTTCTGCACCGACCCCACTTCCGTCGACGACGCGTTGTGCGACGGGCTGAAGGCGGGTCTGGGCGACGACGGGCTGGTCGACCTGGCGGTGTGCGTGTCGAAGTACGTGGGGACGGGCCGTCTCATCACCGTGCTCGACCTCGACCAGGCCTGCACGCTGCCGTGGACGTCCGACGACGCGCAGCCCGTCTCGTAA
- a CDS encoding HD-GYP domain-containing protein produces MGWKRRPVAATVIRVLVRVAPLGVSAAMVALLWRSPAPSAGVGTVVLQALALAVVVVATFVVARKVAMLALPLEALYRLDLAFPEALPSRFRLTRRVNAQRTLEARVANARVASQGADVTAAAEAVLELLLALDRHDRRTRGHAERVRVFTDVLAIELGLSKEDRDKLRWVALLHDIGKLHVSPALLNKHGAPDDLEWQVLRAHPDAGRLLLGPLGEWLQPWSDGVAQHHERWDGRGYPRGLRGPQICREARIITLTDSYEVMTAPRSYKPAMTHAQALEELKAHSGTQFDPEMVRAFMAIPLRRMRPTLLGVALPPLARASMDLARMLGGAGTPQVSTAKQVLVGGAAVSVAVMGAGTSFPPVPSASVDAVVATVPRPPDLSLALEDFLDGELRGDETERRDISPLSPRVFEVGAPAGSGDTAAPVAPEDDAAPEELALPPPEPDGAASEVPMPPDPDPAPPASPAGSGAGPAAASATQPAAASDAADAPPPGASASAPAAPEPAPPDPQPEPVQSEPVQSEPVQSEPVQSEPVQSEPAQSDPSGTAPAEDHRPDDDDDWDDDDDWDDDDDGWDDDDGGDDEDWDDDRRQGGHGHHQGHGHGNEHGRGKGHDRHD; encoded by the coding sequence ATGGGCTGGAAGCGTCGTCCGGTCGCCGCCACGGTGATCCGAGTCCTCGTCAGGGTCGCGCCGCTGGGGGTCAGCGCGGCGATGGTGGCGCTGCTGTGGCGGTCGCCCGCACCGTCGGCGGGGGTCGGGACCGTGGTGCTGCAGGCGCTGGCGCTGGCGGTGGTCGTCGTGGCGACGTTCGTCGTGGCTCGGAAGGTGGCGATGCTGGCCCTGCCGCTGGAGGCGCTGTACCGGCTGGACCTGGCGTTCCCCGAGGCGCTGCCCAGCCGGTTCAGGCTGACCCGGCGGGTCAACGCCCAGCGCACGCTGGAGGCCCGTGTGGCCAACGCCAGGGTTGCCAGCCAGGGGGCCGACGTGACCGCGGCGGCCGAGGCCGTGCTGGAGCTGCTGCTCGCGCTGGACCGCCACGACCGCCGCACGCGCGGTCATGCCGAACGCGTCCGGGTCTTCACCGACGTCCTGGCCATCGAGCTCGGGCTGTCCAAGGAGGACCGCGACAAGCTGCGATGGGTGGCGCTGCTGCACGACATCGGCAAGCTGCACGTGAGTCCGGCGCTGCTGAACAAGCACGGAGCCCCCGACGACCTGGAGTGGCAGGTGCTGCGCGCCCACCCGGACGCCGGGCGGCTGCTGCTCGGTCCGCTCGGTGAGTGGCTGCAGCCATGGAGCGACGGGGTTGCCCAGCATCACGAGCGCTGGGACGGCCGGGGGTACCCGCGCGGCCTGCGTGGGCCGCAGATCTGCCGCGAAGCGAGGATCATCACCCTGACCGACAGCTACGAGGTGATGACGGCCCCGCGCAGCTACAAGCCGGCGATGACGCACGCGCAGGCGTTGGAGGAGCTGAAGGCCCACTCGGGCACCCAGTTCGACCCCGAGATGGTGCGCGCGTTCATGGCGATCCCGCTCCGTCGGATGCGGCCGACCCTCCTCGGCGTCGCCCTGCCCCCGTTGGCCCGCGCGTCGATGGACCTGGCCCGCATGCTTGGTGGAGCAGGGACGCCGCAGGTCAGCACCGCCAAGCAGGTCCTGGTGGGCGGCGCGGCGGTGTCGGTTGCCGTCATGGGGGCCGGCACGTCCTTCCCGCCGGTACCGTCGGCCTCCGTTGACGCCGTTGTCGCCACCGTGCCCCGCCCGCCGGACCTGTCGTTGGCGCTCGAGGACTTCCTGGACGGGGAGCTGCGCGGCGACGAGACGGAGCGGCGGGACATTTCGCCCCTGAGCCCTCGGGTGTTCGAGGTCGGGGCCCCGGCGGGATCCGGGGACACCGCGGCCCCCGTTGCCCCCGAGGACGACGCGGCACCCGAGGAGCTTGCGTTGCCGCCGCCGGAACCCGATGGCGCCGCGTCCGAGGTGCCGATGCCGCCCGACCCCGACCCCGCGCCGCCTGCCAGCCCTGCGGGATCCGGTGCCGGACCTGCCGCGGCGTCAGCAACCCAGCCGGCGGCCGCGTCGGACGCGGCGGATGCGCCGCCACCCGGGGCGAGCGCATCAGCCCCGGCGGCCCCCGAACCGGCGCCGCCCGACCCGCAGCCAGAACCGGTCCAGTCCGAGCCCGTGCAGTCGGAGCCCGTGCAGTCCGAACCCGTGCAGTCCGAGCCCGTGCAGTCCGAGCCCGCCCAGTCCGACCCCTCGGGGACGGCGCCCGCCGAGGACCATCGCCCGGACGATGACGATGACTGGGACGACGACGATGACTGGGACGACGACGACGACGGCTGGGATGACGACGACGGCGGGGATGACGAGGACTGGGACGACGACCGTCGTCAGGGTGGGCACGGCCATCACCAGGGTCACGGGCACGGCAACGAGCACGGTCGCGGCAAGGGGCACGACCGCCACGACTGA
- a CDS encoding TA system antitoxin ParD family protein, with the protein MSTAKSVRINSDLVDAAEAAALRAHRSTAEQVNYWAAVGRRVTAATGVDQRRLDAVVAGAGQFDDLSADERVIAHARIDANIERAVAMTPLAEMARADGVTTVTVDESGHLVWTAPDGTVSNG; encoded by the coding sequence ATGTCCACAGCAAAGTCTGTCAGGATCAACAGCGACCTGGTCGACGCGGCCGAGGCTGCGGCGTTGCGCGCCCACAGGTCCACTGCCGAGCAGGTCAACTACTGGGCTGCGGTCGGCCGGCGCGTCACTGCGGCGACCGGGGTCGACCAGCGACGGCTGGACGCTGTGGTGGCAGGCGCCGGCCAGTTCGATGACCTGTCGGCTGATGAACGGGTGATCGCCCACGCCCGCATCGACGCCAACATCGAGCGGGCTGTTGCCATGACACCGCTGGCCGAGATGGCCCGTGCCGACGGCGTCACGACCGTCACCGTGGACGAATCCGGCCACCTGGTCTGGACCGCCCCCGACGGGACCGTCAGCAACGGGTGA
- a CDS encoding zeta toxin family protein, which translates to MSRLDLLAGPNGAGKTTLFRRVIGSLRPGLPLVNADVIAAQRWPEDPEGNSYAAARIADDTRRQLVEARLDFATETVFSHTSKVEFVQFASDAGYDVVLHVVMVPLELSIARVEQRTLAGGHTVPPEKLQPRFERLWPLVAAAVPTCHRAIFYDNSRDRAQVVASFDRGVAEHAAWPDWAPPPLLRLTGSPT; encoded by the coding sequence GTGAGTCGCCTGGACCTGCTTGCTGGCCCCAACGGGGCAGGCAAGACCACGCTGTTCCGGCGCGTCATCGGGTCGCTGCGGCCGGGGTTGCCGCTTGTCAACGCTGACGTCATCGCGGCGCAACGGTGGCCAGAGGACCCCGAAGGCAACTCCTACGCCGCCGCACGGATCGCTGATGACACCCGACGGCAGCTGGTGGAGGCCCGGTTGGACTTCGCCACGGAGACCGTGTTCTCCCACACCTCGAAGGTGGAGTTCGTCCAGTTCGCCAGCGATGCCGGATACGACGTGGTCCTGCACGTCGTGATGGTCCCGCTGGAGCTCTCGATCGCCCGTGTCGAGCAGCGGACGCTGGCCGGCGGGCACACCGTGCCACCCGAGAAACTCCAGCCGCGCTTCGAGCGGCTGTGGCCACTGGTGGCCGCCGCGGTTCCGACCTGCCACCGTGCGATCTTCTACGACAACTCCCGCGACCGGGCACAGGTCGTGGCCTCCTTCGACCGGGGCGTGGCCGAACACGCAGCTTGGCCGGACTGGGCTCCCCCGCCCCTCCTGCGCCTCACCGGATCCCCGACCTGA
- the topA gene encoding type I DNA topoisomerase encodes MAKSLVIVESPAKAKKIGGILGSDYVVESSVGHIRDLPANAAEVPAEHKGKPWASMGVDTENDFEPVYVVNPDKKKTVSTLRKLMKDADELVLATDKDREGEAIAWHLLEILKPKVPVRRMVFGEITKAAIEEAIANTIDLDTRLVDAQEARRILDRLYGYELSPVLWKKVNPGLSAGRVQSVATRVIVERERERMAFVSADYWDLAAKLRKPDADDAVAGNAPFDATMMALDGKKLASGRDFAQDGTLTSREVERLDQVRAEALADGLDGTDFTVSSVETKPYRRKPPAPFSTSTLQQEAGRKLRFSTQRTMQVAQRLYENGYITYMRTDSTILSDTALQAARTQITDMFGPDYLPDSPRIYAKKSKNAQEAHEAVRPAGETFRTPESLKSELGAEERKLYELIWMRTIASQMPDAVGQTVSVKLDATATSGQLQGATATFSASGRTITFPGFLRAYVEGSDDPDEALADRETFLPPMEEGDVLSVDEVTADGHSTKPPARYNEPKLVQKLEDLGVGRPSTYASIISTIIGRGYVWKKSGALVPSFTAFAVVTLLERHFSHLVDYEFTARMENDLDEIAAGNADRVPWLSGFYFGGDGRDGLHDMVTHRLDEIDAASINSIPLGQDEAGETIVARVGRYGPYLQRGDDTASIPDDLAPDELTIEKAQALLEAPNDDRYLGDDPETGKPVVARNGRFGPYVQLGDPADGKPERTGSLFSTMSLDTIELSDALKLLSLPRSLGPHPEDGEPIMVQNGRYGPYLKWGKETRSLGSENELFTITIDEGLKLLAQEKKSARERANPVLREMSAKDPISGGDLSIRNGRFGAYVTDGEVNASLRKGDTIEDLTPERAAELLQMRRERMAAKGTKPKKKAAKKKATKKKATKKTAKKATRKTAKKATKKATK; translated from the coding sequence ATGGCCAAATCACTTGTCATCGTCGAGTCGCCCGCGAAGGCGAAGAAGATCGGCGGAATCCTGGGCTCCGACTACGTCGTCGAGTCCTCCGTTGGTCACATCCGAGACCTCCCGGCCAACGCCGCGGAGGTGCCTGCCGAGCACAAGGGCAAGCCGTGGGCGTCGATGGGGGTGGACACCGAGAACGACTTCGAGCCCGTCTACGTCGTCAACCCCGACAAGAAGAAGACGGTCTCCACGCTGCGCAAGCTGATGAAGGACGCCGACGAGCTCGTCCTCGCAACGGACAAGGATCGCGAGGGTGAGGCCATCGCCTGGCACCTCCTGGAGATCCTCAAGCCCAAGGTCCCCGTCCGGCGCATGGTGTTCGGCGAGATCACCAAGGCCGCGATCGAGGAGGCCATCGCCAACACCATCGACCTCGACACCCGCCTCGTCGACGCCCAGGAGGCGCGGCGCATCCTCGACCGGCTGTACGGCTACGAGCTGTCGCCGGTGCTGTGGAAGAAGGTCAACCCCGGCCTGTCCGCCGGTCGTGTCCAGTCCGTCGCCACCCGCGTGATCGTCGAGCGCGAACGCGAGCGCATGGCGTTCGTCTCCGCCGACTACTGGGACCTGGCAGCGAAGCTGCGCAAGCCCGACGCCGACGACGCCGTGGCGGGCAACGCCCCGTTCGACGCGACGATGATGGCCCTGGACGGCAAGAAGCTCGCCTCCGGACGCGACTTTGCCCAGGACGGGACCCTGACCAGCCGTGAGGTCGAGCGCCTGGACCAGGTCCGTGCCGAGGCGCTGGCCGACGGCCTCGACGGGACCGACTTCACCGTGTCCTCGGTGGAGACCAAGCCGTACCGCCGCAAGCCGCCGGCACCGTTCTCCACCTCCACCCTGCAGCAGGAGGCCGGCCGCAAGCTGCGGTTCTCCACCCAGCGCACCATGCAGGTGGCGCAGCGGCTGTACGAGAACGGCTACATCACCTACATGAGGACCGACTCCACGATCCTCTCCGACACCGCGCTGCAGGCGGCGCGCACCCAGATCACCGACATGTTCGGGCCCGACTACCTGCCCGACAGCCCCCGGATCTACGCCAAGAAGTCCAAGAACGCCCAGGAAGCGCACGAGGCCGTGCGCCCTGCCGGTGAGACCTTCCGCACACCCGAGTCGCTCAAGTCCGAGCTCGGTGCGGAGGAGCGCAAGCTCTACGAGCTGATCTGGATGCGCACCATCGCCTCGCAGATGCCCGACGCGGTCGGGCAGACCGTGTCGGTCAAGCTCGACGCGACCGCCACCAGCGGCCAGCTGCAGGGCGCGACCGCGACCTTCTCCGCGAGCGGCCGCACGATCACGTTCCCGGGCTTCCTGCGGGCCTACGTCGAGGGCTCCGATGACCCCGACGAGGCCCTGGCCGACCGCGAGACGTTTCTGCCCCCCATGGAGGAGGGCGACGTCCTGTCGGTCGACGAGGTCACGGCCGACGGGCACTCCACCAAGCCCCCGGCCCGCTACAACGAGCCGAAGCTGGTCCAGAAGCTGGAGGACCTGGGCGTCGGTCGCCCGTCGACCTACGCCTCGATCATCTCCACGATCATCGGGCGTGGCTACGTGTGGAAGAAGTCCGGCGCGCTGGTGCCGTCCTTCACCGCCTTCGCCGTGGTGACGCTGCTGGAGCGGCACTTCTCCCACCTCGTGGACTACGAGTTCACCGCACGGATGGAGAACGACCTCGACGAGATCGCCGCCGGCAACGCCGACCGCGTGCCGTGGCTGTCGGGCTTCTACTTCGGTGGTGATGGCCGCGACGGCCTGCACGACATGGTCACCCACCGGCTGGACGAGATCGACGCCGCCTCGATCAACTCCATCCCGCTGGGCCAGGACGAGGCCGGCGAGACGATCGTGGCCCGCGTCGGGCGGTACGGCCCCTACCTGCAGCGCGGCGACGACACCGCGTCGATCCCCGACGACCTGGCGCCGGACGAGCTGACGATCGAGAAGGCGCAGGCGCTGCTGGAGGCGCCCAACGACGACCGCTACCTGGGCGACGACCCCGAGACCGGCAAGCCCGTCGTGGCTCGCAACGGCCGCTTCGGCCCGTACGTGCAGCTGGGCGACCCCGCTGACGGCAAGCCCGAGAGGACCGGGTCGTTGTTCTCCACGATGTCGCTGGACACCATCGAGCTGTCCGACGCGCTGAAGCTGCTGAGCCTGCCGCGTTCCCTCGGCCCCCACCCCGAGGACGGCGAACCGATCATGGTGCAGAACGGGCGCTACGGGCCCTACCTGAAGTGGGGCAAGGAGACCCGGTCGCTGGGCAGCGAGAACGAGCTGTTCACCATCACCATCGACGAGGGGCTCAAGCTACTGGCGCAGGAGAAGAAGAGCGCCCGCGAGCGCGCCAACCCGGTGCTGCGCGAGATGAGCGCCAAGGACCCCATCTCCGGCGGCGACCTCTCGATCCGCAACGGCCGCTTCGGTGCCTACGTCACCGACGGAGAGGTCAACGCGTCCCTTCGCAAGGGCGACACCATCGAGGACCTGACGCCCGAACGCGCTGCCGAGCTGCTGCAGATGCGTCGCGAACGCATGGCCGCCAAGGGCACGAAGCCCAAGAAGAAGGCAGCCAAGAAGAAGGCCACGAAGAAGAAGGCGACCAAGAAGACGGCCAAGAAGGCCACCAGGAAGACGGCCAAGAAGGCCACCAAGAAGGCGACGAAGTAG
- the tmk gene encoding dTMP kinase, whose translation MPSDPSSFLDRPHHDDDADDAAAPSTGSAYKALLSNRNYRLWFASSFISALGDWIGFAALTALVPALEGANAQAGLFALGTLLMMRLLPNVIFGPLGGVIADRYDRKRLIVITDIARFGLFLAVAVTDDIVALFALTFVVEIFSVVFLSAKDASMPSVVEDKAHLSEANQLNLLVSYGTLPLGAASTFIIAALASTFDGVLPEGTDPLRVALVVDAISYLFSAWLMARVDLPGERERRAEAAEADTNVLQELRDGLEFIRGFPLLRALISGMVGVFFGAGLIVSLGSPFVQSTLGRPESDWTLLFTLVGVGLVVGIAGVVPLMRRFDQEKSFTGFLAAVGIISAVTALVPTFALALPLGFALGAAAGVAVVQGYTLLHEHTIDETRARTFALFYTLTRVALLLSFVMGPYVAGSIEGLTPLSGIRTMLLAGSLVAAWFGVRARVAIGQMKAEDADRVTITPTVPRQYAGLFITFEGVEGAGKSTQIRLLAEQLEAEGHEVVVTREPGGAPIAERIRKLVLDPNVEDMGDRTEALLIAAARADHVDKLIRPALDAGKVVLCDRFVDSSLAYQGHARGLEVADVREVNKWAIDGVNADAVVLLRLDPREGLRRVEERAERNRAEAKRSLTGKVFELPGTFTEQVAKDRMEAQGLDFHKRVARGFLDLARQDRRRYVVVDATADSEVVARQVRAGLNRWLPLPVDDVLVDREVDLTDMREADDGTGGKPSSA comes from the coding sequence ATGCCGAGCGACCCCTCCTCCTTCCTCGATCGTCCCCATCACGATGATGATGCCGACGACGCAGCTGCCCCGTCGACGGGGTCGGCCTACAAGGCCCTGCTGTCCAACCGGAACTACCGGCTGTGGTTCGCCTCGTCGTTCATCTCCGCACTGGGTGACTGGATCGGGTTCGCCGCGCTGACCGCGCTGGTGCCGGCCCTGGAGGGCGCCAACGCCCAGGCCGGCCTGTTCGCGCTCGGCACGCTGCTGATGATGCGGCTGCTGCCCAACGTCATCTTCGGGCCGCTGGGCGGGGTCATCGCCGACCGGTACGACCGCAAGCGGCTGATCGTCATCACCGACATCGCCCGCTTCGGCCTGTTCCTGGCCGTGGCGGTCACCGACGACATCGTCGCGCTGTTCGCGCTGACGTTCGTCGTGGAGATCTTCAGCGTCGTGTTCCTGTCCGCGAAGGACGCCTCGATGCCGTCGGTGGTGGAGGACAAGGCCCACCTGAGCGAGGCCAACCAGCTCAACCTGCTGGTCAGCTACGGCACCCTGCCGCTCGGTGCCGCGTCGACGTTCATCATCGCCGCGCTGGCAAGCACGTTCGACGGGGTCCTGCCGGAGGGCACCGACCCACTGCGCGTGGCCCTGGTCGTCGACGCGATCTCCTACCTGTTCAGCGCCTGGCTGATGGCCCGGGTCGACCTGCCCGGCGAACGGGAACGCCGCGCCGAAGCGGCCGAGGCCGACACCAACGTCCTGCAGGAGCTCCGCGACGGCCTTGAGTTCATCCGCGGGTTCCCGCTGCTGCGGGCGCTCATCTCCGGCATGGTCGGGGTGTTCTTCGGTGCCGGCCTGATCGTCAGCCTCGGCTCGCCGTTCGTGCAGTCGACGCTGGGACGCCCCGAGTCGGACTGGACCCTGCTGTTCACCCTCGTCGGGGTTGGCCTCGTGGTCGGCATCGCCGGGGTCGTGCCGTTGATGCGCCGCTTCGACCAGGAGAAGTCGTTCACCGGCTTCCTGGCTGCCGTCGGCATCATCTCCGCGGTCACCGCGCTCGTGCCGACCTTCGCGCTGGCCCTGCCGCTCGGCTTCGCGCTGGGCGCGGCCGCTGGCGTGGCGGTGGTGCAGGGGTACACGCTGCTGCACGAGCACACGATCGACGAGACCCGCGCCCGCACGTTCGCGCTCTTCTACACCCTCACCCGTGTCGCCCTGCTGCTGTCGTTCGTGATGGGCCCCTACGTGGCCGGGTCGATCGAGGGACTGACCCCGCTGTCGGGCATCCGAACGATGTTGCTCGCGGGCAGCCTGGTGGCGGCGTGGTTCGGTGTCCGTGCCCGCGTGGCCATCGGCCAGATGAAGGCCGAGGATGCCGACCGCGTGACGATCACGCCGACGGTCCCGCGCCAGTACGCCGGGTTGTTCATCACCTTCGAGGGGGTCGAGGGGGCCGGCAAGTCCACCCAGATCCGCCTGCTCGCCGAGCAGCTGGAGGCCGAGGGCCACGAGGTCGTGGTCACCCGCGAGCCCGGCGGCGCCCCGATCGCCGAACGCATCCGCAAGCTGGTCCTCGACCCCAACGTCGAGGACATGGGTGACCGCACCGAGGCGCTGCTGATCGCCGCCGCCCGCGCCGACCACGTCGACAAGCTGATCCGCCCGGCGCTCGATGCCGGCAAGGTCGTGCTGTGCGACCGCTTCGTCGACAGCTCGCTGGCCTACCAGGGCCACGCCCGCGGGCTGGAGGTCGCCGACGTCCGCGAGGTCAACAAGTGGGCCATCGACGGCGTGAACGCCGACGCCGTCGTGCTGCTGCGCCTGGACCCCCGGGAGGGCCTGCGCCGCGTCGAGGAGCGGGCCGAACGCAACCGTGCCGAGGCCAAGCGGTCGCTGACGGGCAAGGTCTTCGAGCTGCCCGGGACCTTCACCGAGCAGGTCGCCAAGGACCGCATGGAGGCACAAGGGCTGGACTTCCACAAGCGGGTTGCCCGCGGGTTCCTCGACCTGGCCCGCCAGGACCGCCGCCGCTACGTCGTCGTGGACGCCACCGCCGACAGCGAGGTCGTCGCACGGCAGGTGCGCGCCGGCCTGAACCGCTGGCTGCCGCTGCCCGTCGACGACGTGCTCGTGGACCGCGAGGTCGACCTGACCGACATGCGCGAGGCCGACGACGGGACGGGCGGCAAGCCCTCCTCCGCCTGA
- a CDS encoding VOC family protein, whose translation MGDDRTILTAAAVGAEGLQDWRMLFSRLHARFDTGGFARGLALVDDIGEAAEAANHHPDVTLTYPLVEVRLTSHDVGGVTMRDVRLARRISEIANAHGVTADPASLKAVEWALDTHDHTEVAPFWAALLDLEVDGDEVHDPDGLLPTMWFQHTDPTDPPAQRWHLDVRVPVETAEDRIARALAAGGTLVSDEAAPSFWVLADAQGNRACVCTWQGRD comes from the coding sequence ATGGGCGATGACCGGACGATCCTGACCGCCGCCGCGGTCGGCGCGGAGGGACTGCAGGACTGGCGGATGCTCTTCAGCCGCCTGCACGCCCGGTTCGACACGGGTGGCTTCGCGAGGGGCCTGGCGCTGGTCGACGACATCGGCGAGGCCGCGGAGGCGGCCAACCACCATCCCGACGTCACGCTCACCTATCCCTTGGTCGAGGTCCGGCTGACCAGCCACGACGTGGGTGGGGTCACGATGCGCGACGTCCGGCTGGCCCGGCGGATCAGCGAGATCGCGAATGCGCACGGCGTCACCGCCGACCCGGCGTCGCTGAAGGCGGTCGAGTGGGCGCTGGACACCCACGACCACACCGAGGTCGCCCCGTTCTGGGCGGCGCTGCTGGACCTGGAGGTCGACGGCGACGAGGTCCACGACCCCGACGGACTGCTGCCCACGATGTGGTTCCAGCACACCGACCCGACCGACCCGCCGGCCCAGCGCTGGCACCTCGACGTGCGTGTCCCGGTCGAGACCGCCGAGGATCGGATCGCCCGCGCACTGGCCGCCGGCGGCACCCTCGTCTCCGACGAGGCCGCGCCGTCGTTCTGGGTCCTGGCCGACGCGCAGGGCAACCGCGCCTGCGTGTGCACCTGGCAGGGCAGGGACTGA
- a CDS encoding sugar phosphate isomerase/epimerase family protein — MDVSRSTQTLSRRGMLGAGSGAVAAVALGRGRARADEVDPPECTEPDPDADLTDEVGTNLPPSRIGVQTYSVNDQISSRGLGPVLTALAEIGYRGVEFAGLGGATAAEARTMLDDLGIHPVGQHAVMDSASLRTAVDLGLPHTGISLITNIHGVHTDAWTQTAEEFNTFGAQCAAEGVRFYVHMHPEPYTPVLDSPGNLALDVLLAHTDPELVFFEMDLYWACFTAMSAQGLLFDPADFVLPAPERFPIFHVKDGRALANERVAGQQVTPMNVTHAPYPMDGICDVGQGDVPFKDFFGKLAEVSDLSTHELVWERDTASNHPRGSLASARASYLMMRHDHMAAPSLY, encoded by the coding sequence ATGGACGTCAGTCGATCCACGCAGACCCTCAGCCGGCGCGGGATGCTCGGCGCAGGCTCGGGTGCCGTTGCGGCCGTCGCCCTCGGCAGGGGGCGCGCACGGGCCGACGAGGTCGACCCGCCCGAGTGCACCGAGCCCGATCCCGACGCCGACCTCACCGACGAGGTCGGCACGAACCTGCCGCCCAGCCGGATCGGCGTGCAGACGTACTCCGTCAACGACCAGATCAGCAGCCGGGGCCTCGGACCGGTCCTGACCGCCCTGGCCGAGATCGGCTACCGAGGCGTGGAGTTCGCTGGCCTCGGCGGCGCCACCGCGGCGGAGGCCCGGACGATGCTCGATGACCTCGGCATCCATCCCGTCGGCCAGCACGCCGTCATGGACAGCGCGTCCCTCCGGACCGCGGTCGACCTGGGCCTGCCCCACACGGGGATCAGCCTGATCACCAACATCCACGGCGTCCACACCGACGCGTGGACGCAGACCGCCGAGGAGTTCAACACCTTCGGCGCCCAGTGCGCGGCGGAGGGCGTGCGGTTCTACGTCCACATGCACCCCGAGCCCTACACCCCGGTCCTCGACTCCCCCGGCAACCTCGCGCTCGATGTCCTGCTCGCCCACACCGACCCCGAGCTGGTGTTCTTCGAGATGGACCTCTACTGGGCGTGCTTCACGGCGATGTCCGCGCAGGGCCTCCTGTTCGACCCCGCCGACTTCGTCCTGCCCGCGCCGGAGCGGTTCCCCATCTTCCACGTCAAGGACGGGCGGGCGCTGGCCAACGAACGGGTTGCAGGTCAGCAGGTCACCCCGATGAACGTCACGCACGCCCCCTACCCCATGGACGGGATCTGCGACGTCGGCCAGGGCGACGTGCCGTTCAAGGACTTCTTCGGCAAGCTCGCCGAGGTCAGCGACCTCTCCACCCACGAGCTGGTCTGGGAACGCGACACCGCCAGCAACCACCCGCGCGGTTCGCTTGCCTCGGCCCGCGCGAGCTACCTGATGATGCGGCACGACCACATGGCCGCGCCGAGCCTCTACTGA